The proteins below are encoded in one region of Candidatus Scalindua japonica:
- a CDS encoding VWA domain-containing protein, which yields MAIEYQFDKIVFKNIYRAHQTPSNVQYIFSLRDQYNHAIIINPQELDLNSLKIWENGKEIDYSESRAFLSSQDDFQLQVMLVLDFSSSMKKNHHGIETMIVGVKSLIDSLKETHQIGAIEFHRPDAQPSILQSFVTSKNVAKDAITNFASEEIYSDFSNCWDAVYMGLEQYPSKHNPRVFRSLLFLSDG from the coding sequence GTGGCGATTGAATATCAATTTGATAAGATCGTATTTAAGAATATTTATAGAGCACACCAGACTCCCAGCAATGTTCAATATATTTTTTCTCTACGAGATCAATATAATCATGCCATAATTATTAATCCACAGGAGCTTGATTTGAACTCCTTGAAAATATGGGAAAATGGAAAAGAGATTGACTATTCAGAAAGCCGTGCTTTTCTTTCTTCTCAGGATGATTTTCAACTGCAAGTTATGCTGGTCTTAGATTTCTCTTCGTCAATGAAAAAGAACCATCATGGTATTGAAACTATGATTGTGGGGGTAAAATCCCTGATAGATAGTCTCAAGGAAACTCATCAAATAGGTGCAATAGAGTTTCACAGACCTGATGCTCAACCATCAATTCTACAGTCATTTGTGACTAGCAAAAATGTGGCGAAAGACGCAATTACTAATTTTGCATCAGAGGAAATATATAGCGATTTCTCAAATTGCTGGGATGCCGTTTATATGGGTTTAGAGCAGTATCCTTCTAAACATAATCCAAGAGTTTTTCGATCTTTACTGTTTTTGTCTGATGGG
- a CDS encoding PEP-CTERM sorting domain-containing protein — MKQTKIFESFSVIKSFSVSVIFILLVKTLMMSQAYASPVGYTNFTDWNNAIGLANVTQEDFSSSPVGNFSAGLTDIGSFNIFVDREDPGPTIDPVFLTGISNIFDFSNGTNAFIGNLAIQPFFIGVYELRFEFDTPIVGFAGTWESPVGDDQLDIIVNGETVQFDDSFLPPDEIGFFGIVDSMASFTTIGFSLRDTLPGTNGEIFGLDNVFIASTADPVPEPTTIALLGIGLAGLSGAEVRRRWKRRQLIKKQ, encoded by the coding sequence ATGAAACAAACTAAAATATTTGAATCGTTTTCTGTAATTAAATCATTCAGTGTGAGCGTAATATTTATTTTGCTAGTAAAGACACTGATGATGTCTCAGGCTTATGCTAGTCCGGTAGGCTATACAAATTTTACCGACTGGAACAACGCAATTGGGCTTGCTAACGTAACGCAGGAAGACTTTTCATCCTCACCTGTTGGCAACTTTTCAGCCGGCCTGACTGATATTGGCTCATTCAATATATTTGTGGACAGGGAAGACCCGGGGCCAACCATCGATCCAGTATTTTTAACAGGTATCAGTAACATATTCGATTTTAGCAACGGGACAAATGCATTCATAGGAAATTTGGCAATACAACCATTTTTCATTGGTGTATATGAACTCAGGTTTGAATTCGATACACCGATTGTCGGATTCGCAGGCACGTGGGAATCGCCGGTTGGTGATGACCAATTAGATATAATTGTCAATGGAGAAACCGTACAATTCGATGACTCTTTTCTACCGCCCGATGAGATCGGTTTCTTCGGTATCGTTGACTCTATGGCATCCTTTACGACTATTGGATTTAGCCTCAGGGATACACTGCCAGGAACAAACGGAGAAATATTCGGACTAGACAACGTGTTCATCGCTTCCACTGCAGACCCTGTACCAGAACCCACAACCATTGCATTATTAGGGATTGGTCTGGCAGGACTCTCAGGTGCAGAAGTAAGACGTAGATGGAAAAGAAGACAGTTGATAAAGAAACAGTGA
- a CDS encoding DNA adenine methylase yields the protein MNYPGGKGGVYHKLINLMPPHEIYIEAHLGGGAVMRHKYPAKRNIGIEIDSEVIQMWNDKKAIDFELIHDDAINFLRSYEFTGKELVYCDPPYLRETRKTYARIYKYEYTLEQHIKLLEVIKSLPCMVMISGYESKLYTVSLTEWHSHSYKAGCHHGVATEWVWMNYPPPVELHDYRHLGNGFRERERIRKKSNRWVAKLKSMPVLERQALLSAIHATREQNE from the coding sequence ATGAACTACCCAGGCGGAAAAGGTGGAGTATATCATAAGCTTATTAATCTAATGCCTCCCCATGAAATATACATAGAAGCGCATTTAGGTGGTGGAGCAGTAATGCGTCATAAGTATCCAGCAAAGCGTAATATTGGCATAGAGATTGACTCTGAAGTAATACAAATGTGGAATGATAAGAAAGCAATAGATTTTGAACTGATCCATGATGATGCAATTAATTTTCTAAGAAGCTATGAGTTCACAGGTAAGGAATTGGTATATTGTGACCCTCCGTATCTTCGAGAGACAAGAAAGACATATGCTCGGATATATAAATATGAATACACCCTGGAACAACACATCAAACTTTTAGAAGTGATAAAATCCCTGCCATGCATGGTAATGATATCCGGTTACGAATCAAAATTATATACAGTATCTTTAACGGAGTGGCATAGTCATTCTTATAAAGCAGGTTGCCATCATGGGGTAGCGACTGAATGGGTATGGATGAACTATCCTCCACCGGTAGAACTACACGACTATCGTCATTTGGGCAACGGCTTTCGAGAACGTGAACGAATAAGGAAGAAGTCGAACCGATGGGTTGCCAAACTTAAATCAATGCCTGTTTTGGAACGTCAGGCTTTACTCTCAGCCATACATGCCACCAGGGAACAAAACGAATAA
- a CDS encoding IS66 family transposase: MLEINTVSQPALSHPHAGGDWHMCQSQREFNILSNEKSYWKAQFERSKKKNAELIKENEILKAKLALREKQLFGRKGEKGNKNGPEKGDKKGKRGQRKGTKGHGRRSHKGLPVVEKEYDLAEDEKYCKKCGLSFNEFPGTEDSEEVEYEVLIYRKVHKRRRYTPTCSCNCNPGIITAKGPDKLISGGGYAISFWIKVFLDKYRWQTPTNRLREELEKFQLFVSQGSITGGFQFISGLLKPIEDEIINKNKTETHWHCDETRWMVFVNMPEKKNHKWYLWIYQSATTVVFLLVPSRGAKVPIPLPKINRDIYDKKQNRDEPSHIYLHT, encoded by the coding sequence ATGTTAGAAATAAATACTGTATCTCAACCCGCTCTCTCGCATCCGCATGCAGGCGGTGATTGGCATATGTGTCAGTCCCAAAGGGAATTCAATATCCTTTCAAATGAAAAATCTTACTGGAAAGCCCAGTTTGAAAGGAGTAAAAAGAAAAATGCAGAATTAATCAAAGAAAATGAAATCCTTAAAGCCAAGTTGGCTTTAAGAGAGAAACAGCTTTTCGGCAGAAAGGGAGAAAAAGGAAATAAAAACGGTCCCGAGAAGGGTGATAAAAAAGGCAAGCGAGGGCAAAGGAAAGGAACAAAAGGACATGGCAGGCGAAGCCACAAAGGCTTACCGGTTGTAGAAAAAGAATATGATTTAGCTGAAGATGAAAAGTATTGTAAAAAATGCGGACTTTCCTTCAATGAATTTCCCGGTACAGAAGATTCCGAAGAGGTGGAATATGAAGTTCTAATTTATCGTAAAGTACATAAAAGAAGAAGATACACTCCTACATGCAGTTGTAACTGCAACCCTGGTATTATTACAGCAAAAGGGCCGGATAAGCTTATATCGGGAGGTGGCTACGCAATATCTTTTTGGATAAAAGTGTTTTTGGATAAATATCGTTGGCAGACGCCAACTAATAGATTGAGAGAGGAGTTGGAGAAGTTCCAATTATTTGTCTCACAGGGGTCCATTACCGGAGGGTTTCAATTTATTTCCGGTTTGCTAAAACCCATTGAAGATGAAATTATTAATAAAAACAAAACAGAGACCCATTGGCATTGCGATGAGACCCGTTGGATGGTATTTGTTAATATGCCAGAGAAGAAAAATCATAAATGGTATCTTTGGATATATCAATCGGCAACTACTGTTGTTTTTTTACTTGTGCCTTCCCGTGGGGCAAAAGTCCCAATACCACTTCCCAAAATCAATAGAGATATTTATGATAAGAAACAAAACAGGGATGAACCATCACATATTTACCTTCATACTTAG
- a CDS encoding transposase — MQKKYHYKRSTIYALLRDAKARKIELFPVVQKGPQHKRTPSDVQKKIIAYRKQRLSTPDIQFRLTQDGIDLSVSTVERILKQAGFGKLKRRTNKELGKTRDGKIIAERTQELNFTELEKFHVDCPSVGVFFFIPYILESGILDLIKECKLPESSDIGATQACLSMLLLKLIGGKRLSHIGSYDKEPGLGVFAGLNILPKPTYMCTYSCRCSEQQLMDLQQKVVSLFHKKYPAFYGNGFINLDFHSIPHHGDESEMEKVWCGAKGKTMKGANTIFASDGISNAIVYTRADVLRREEANEINKFVEYWKSIKENVAETLVFDCKFTTYRILDDLTQRKVKFVTLRKRYARLIKETRELPRGVWKKIYVPIPKRKYKRVSVYESQLRLKDCKSSFRQIIVKDHGRSEPTFIVTNNTELPLQSILEVYAKRWRIENKLAELVAFFNLNALSSPLMIRIHFDILWSMIADTFYHRLANDLRRFENNLAPTIFKKFIDVPGRVVYDGKLMCPAG; from the coding sequence TTGCAAAAAAAATATCATTACAAACGCAGCACGATCTACGCTTTGCTAAGAGATGCAAAAGCGAGAAAAATAGAACTTTTTCCGGTTGTGCAAAAAGGACCACAGCACAAACGAACTCCCTCTGACGTGCAGAAAAAAATCATTGCCTATAGAAAACAAAGGCTTTCAACCCCTGATATTCAATTCCGTTTAACACAAGATGGCATTGATTTGTCAGTAAGCACAGTAGAGCGTATTTTAAAACAAGCCGGCTTTGGCAAGTTAAAGCGTAGAACGAACAAGGAGCTCGGAAAGACTCGTGATGGAAAGATCATAGCGGAACGCACGCAAGAGTTAAATTTTACTGAGCTTGAGAAATTCCATGTTGACTGTCCCAGTGTGGGGGTATTCTTTTTTATCCCCTATATTTTAGAATCCGGCATACTGGATTTAATAAAAGAGTGTAAACTACCCGAATCAAGCGATATTGGAGCAACTCAAGCCTGTTTATCAATGTTACTTCTCAAATTAATAGGCGGCAAACGGCTCAGCCATATTGGCTCTTATGATAAAGAACCGGGGTTAGGGGTTTTTGCCGGGTTAAACATCCTCCCGAAACCTACGTATATGTGTACCTACTCTTGTCGTTGTTCTGAACAACAGTTAATGGACTTACAACAAAAAGTCGTATCGCTTTTTCATAAAAAGTATCCTGCCTTTTATGGAAACGGGTTCATTAATCTGGATTTTCACTCAATCCCACATCATGGAGATGAATCAGAAATGGAAAAGGTTTGGTGCGGAGCGAAAGGCAAAACGATGAAAGGGGCTAATACAATTTTTGCTTCTGATGGTATTAGCAATGCCATTGTGTATACGAGGGCAGATGTATTACGCAGGGAAGAGGCCAATGAGATTAATAAATTTGTAGAGTACTGGAAAAGCATAAAAGAGAATGTTGCGGAAACACTGGTTTTCGATTGTAAATTTACAACATATAGGATACTCGATGATCTGACACAGAGGAAGGTGAAGTTTGTAACCCTGCGGAAACGTTATGCCAGATTGATAAAAGAAACCAGGGAGTTGCCCAGAGGGGTTTGGAAAAAGATTTACGTGCCTATTCCAAAGCGAAAATATAAAAGAGTATCAGTTTATGAGAGCCAGCTCAGGTTAAAGGATTGCAAAAGCTCATTTCGTCAAATAATAGTAAAAGATCATGGCCGCAGCGAGCCTACTTTTATTGTGACAAACAATACGGAATTGCCCCTTCAAAGTATTTTGGAGGTGTATGCGAAACGTTGGAGGATAGAAAACAAGCTTGCAGAGTTAGTGGCGTTTTTCAATCTTAACGCCCTCTCTTCACCACTGATGATTCGGATACATTTTGATATTTTATGGTCAATGATAGCAGATACATTCTATCACAGGTTAGCAAATGATTTACGAAGATTTGAAAATAATCTTGCACCTACAATCTTTAAGAAATTTATTGATGTGCCCGGCAGGGTAGTCTATGATGGCAAATTGATGTGCCCGGCAGGGTAG
- a CDS encoding neuraminidase-like domain-containing protein produces MKRSRQKPGARAHIHQTYAMVASQKANEFAGYGSGNSHITPDIDIKDIEDIVKKPKTCKPCGSECDTALSPAAYLLDLFDFLRDTFTKETHEWSLADLDKRFFQNWKNLSLDCSSMEQSIRQVELANEVLEKFVKKYRAGWNRKRVYQEMRTLPGSGEPTVNRGILFQTFDAYLIEIATSRDEISQALNAGGDRLAELKERVPLTNAQLNSLNLQDNDIGIDELEALPAMVRQVTLHGIDKNQAPEDFEAAESKAASMNSRVAEVYLTQIRDNLIRLALSAYTGNQLREKTAKGLGEYLHIDLTASACCQTTRVAQSIVTLQSLMQAYQLGKETKYFQSWDVAWIHERWQWMKSYGTWHAAQMIYLYPENYMLQGMRSTRTPQYQTFIEDLQSEDASHGKVREGVWNYAKAIRGQLGAMSYGLEYHNNTSPLFVVGDHIIFVMKTYKFGMFFQRFTFDQQSGGWENVLNLPSHLFATAASFNNRLYLFFHADSGPGQEFQSLFDYTWYDPHHETPDVLPSRLTKAQTRVGYHDPNATLHNFQAISGENHMNLYIQTRKPDEQWKPNLLTGSRYHEFWATSLYGIRDGMTALDPELEFSKLRAIGRMNNREYLWAEANLKLWIIELENADRKLWDDRRYITMRAWFVRDFNSYPYYAGTVEGNRLILYFQDNNTKRISHFRPSQGIFNWRTLNVSMKSAFGMVAQGDQVILSGREETGAKEMKLLSFLFDGTSVDIQASTRILMDEELWAKIETLVPEPRSESALLGYRAGQLDFFNQLPVNSYGRLLFDEWFFFIPLAIAHELSYRGFFEEALRWFHLIFNPFQAEDSDKLIYAGFNQQTGNAVSLRDSDSWLRNPFNPHAVAGIRPGAYFRHVLITYLENVLDWADQLFGQDTMETINQARGLYQLVFDLLGYDAARADQCALKFEAVEQALVRKYDKKWVVRLTEAMDPLYEVPKEEEIPVALGRIEDWMYRSDTPEKFLSKINKIVARTLSDHGRRRHDDSKHSFSYIANEREANREIYLGIERNIFARNGYRTENDFFPEVKDWEVKKENDMVVEWIPEMVTYKFCIPPNSMLVLLRYRAESNLDKIRTCRNFAGMKRTLPTYGTILSPELALAQVAGGGDLELIPDEAPPIYRYSYVIERAKYFITVAQQMDSKLLTALEKEDAEAYGLLKAEQHQKTANANIKLQELRVREAESTTELADLQREKAEVSIDYFLGLIQGGLNEFEIASLYLMGLAAELHVAAAAAAIVSTNAGGTYSAGAAAASTAASASAQFAAYERRRAEWSHQGALARKDRAIAIQQRRIGLDRERIVNKELNIARMNQRFADDVVKFLSTKFTNKELYRWMARSIRRIYREHLNYALSIAHLAQQVLSFERQEAVNIIGHQYWDTEKKGLLAADNLLLDINKLDQHKFRTETRKRELVKQISLAAIDPVAFQHLRERGVMDFTTLMAWFDRDFPGHYMRMIKNVSLSFIALIPPREGIHATLRNSGISKIMVGPPFADLKTVIRAPEAISVTITNDGTGLFEVDLKDNMLLPFETSGVESQWTLELPKGANRFDFDTLVDVVMTINYTSLEHPQYREQTLRAMGEIKTEVATQRQYSEVEIESQSFFSVHNRFPDDWYHFHNPVFLADQSQYGFAPGNTIPPYHMKLELLPVLLPPNEKDHKLQRVIIASRGEQPGKLPLEISFKPRGTNTTYKVKADLDSGLLRINKNTQTVSGTNFPIDSKTPFGTWQIRIRTEENSSTYNAAFAGATTVENQKKITLRWLKDLMLVIQYSAKTEYPL; encoded by the coding sequence TTGAAAAGATCAAGGCAAAAGCCCGGCGCGCGCGCGCATATTCACCAGACCTATGCCATGGTTGCTTCTCAAAAGGCAAATGAATTTGCAGGATATGGCTCGGGAAATTCACATATCACGCCAGATATTGATATCAAAGATATTGAAGATATTGTCAAGAAACCTAAGACTTGTAAGCCTTGTGGTTCAGAGTGTGATACCGCGCTGAGCCCCGCCGCTTATTTGTTAGATTTATTTGATTTTTTGCGGGATACCTTTACCAAAGAGACGCATGAATGGAGTTTGGCTGATTTAGATAAACGTTTTTTTCAGAATTGGAAAAATTTATCCTTGGATTGTTCGTCCATGGAGCAATCAATCCGGCAAGTGGAATTAGCCAATGAAGTATTAGAGAAATTTGTGAAGAAATATCGCGCGGGATGGAATCGTAAACGCGTTTATCAAGAAATGCGTACTTTACCCGGCTCAGGGGAGCCCACGGTCAATCGTGGCATTCTCTTTCAAACTTTCGACGCTTATCTGATTGAGATCGCAACTAGTCGCGATGAAATTAGCCAGGCTTTAAATGCGGGAGGAGATCGTTTGGCTGAATTAAAAGAACGGGTCCCTTTAACCAACGCACAACTCAATAGCCTTAACTTGCAAGATAATGATATTGGTATTGATGAGTTGGAAGCCCTACCCGCCATGGTTCGTCAAGTCACGCTGCATGGAATTGATAAAAATCAAGCGCCCGAAGACTTTGAAGCAGCAGAATCAAAAGCAGCGTCGATGAATTCACGTGTGGCAGAAGTCTATTTAACCCAAATTCGAGACAATCTTATTCGACTGGCTTTGTCTGCCTATACCGGGAATCAATTGAGAGAAAAAACAGCCAAAGGCTTAGGCGAATATCTGCATATTGATTTAACGGCAAGTGCCTGTTGTCAGACAACGCGTGTGGCACAGTCCATTGTGACACTGCAATCACTCATGCAAGCCTATCAATTAGGTAAAGAAACCAAATATTTTCAAAGTTGGGATGTAGCGTGGATTCATGAGCGTTGGCAATGGATGAAGAGTTATGGTACCTGGCATGCCGCCCAAATGATTTATCTATATCCTGAGAATTATATGTTGCAAGGCATGCGCAGCACGCGCACGCCGCAATATCAAACCTTTATAGAAGATTTGCAAAGTGAGGATGCTTCGCACGGAAAAGTTCGTGAGGGAGTTTGGAACTATGCCAAAGCCATCAGAGGTCAGCTTGGGGCGATGAGCTATGGTTTGGAATACCACAATAATACGTCACCTCTTTTTGTGGTGGGTGATCATATTATTTTCGTTATGAAAACCTATAAGTTTGGGATGTTTTTTCAGCGTTTTACATTTGATCAGCAATCAGGAGGATGGGAAAATGTTTTAAATTTGCCATCGCATTTATTTGCGACCGCTGCCAGTTTTAACAATCGACTCTATCTTTTTTTCCATGCCGATTCGGGACCTGGTCAGGAATTTCAAAGCCTTTTTGACTATACGTGGTATGACCCTCATCATGAAACACCTGATGTATTGCCCAGTCGACTGACCAAAGCTCAGACACGCGTTGGCTATCATGACCCGAATGCAACGCTGCATAATTTTCAAGCCATCTCAGGTGAGAATCATATGAATTTGTATATCCAAACCAGGAAACCTGATGAGCAATGGAAGCCAAATTTACTTACGGGAAGCCGCTATCATGAGTTCTGGGCAACGAGTTTGTACGGTATTCGTGATGGTATGACAGCTTTGGATCCTGAACTGGAATTTTCGAAATTAAGAGCCATTGGTCGCATGAACAATCGCGAATATTTGTGGGCGGAAGCCAATCTGAAACTATGGATTATTGAATTAGAAAATGCAGACCGCAAACTTTGGGATGATAGGCGATATATCACCATGCGCGCATGGTTTGTGCGTGATTTTAATTCGTATCCCTATTATGCAGGCACCGTTGAAGGGAATCGCTTAATTTTGTATTTTCAAGATAACAATACAAAACGAATTTCACATTTTCGGCCCAGTCAGGGAATATTTAACTGGCGTACCTTGAATGTCAGCATGAAAAGCGCTTTTGGCATGGTAGCACAGGGTGACCAGGTGATTTTGAGCGGGCGAGAAGAAACGGGTGCGAAAGAAATGAAATTGCTTTCATTCTTATTTGACGGCACTTCCGTTGATATTCAAGCATCGACACGCATTTTAATGGACGAGGAACTTTGGGCCAAAATAGAGACTCTGGTCCCAGAGCCTCGCTCTGAGAGTGCTCTATTGGGTTATAGAGCGGGGCAGCTTGATTTTTTCAATCAATTACCCGTGAATAGTTATGGCCGCCTCCTATTTGATGAGTGGTTTTTCTTTATTCCACTGGCCATTGCCCATGAGCTCAGTTATCGCGGTTTTTTTGAAGAAGCCTTGCGCTGGTTTCATTTAATCTTTAATCCTTTTCAAGCTGAAGACAGTGACAAGCTTATTTATGCCGGGTTTAATCAACAAACAGGTAATGCGGTGAGTCTGCGAGATTCTGACTCCTGGCTGCGTAATCCATTTAATCCGCATGCGGTGGCGGGCATTCGACCGGGCGCTTATTTTAGACATGTGTTGATCACTTATCTTGAAAATGTTTTGGATTGGGCAGATCAACTTTTCGGTCAAGATACGATGGAAACCATTAATCAGGCCCGTGGTCTCTATCAATTAGTATTCGATTTATTGGGTTATGATGCGGCCAGGGCCGATCAATGTGCACTTAAATTTGAAGCCGTTGAACAAGCCCTGGTCAGAAAATATGATAAAAAATGGGTAGTGCGTCTGACCGAGGCCATGGATCCTCTCTATGAAGTTCCAAAGGAAGAAGAAATTCCCGTGGCGCTTGGCAGAATCGAGGATTGGATGTATCGCTCGGATACACCCGAAAAATTCTTATCCAAAATTAATAAAATTGTGGCCAGGACGCTTTCAGATCATGGGCGCAGACGGCATGATGATTCAAAACACAGCTTTTCCTATATTGCAAATGAACGCGAAGCGAACCGAGAAATTTATTTGGGAATTGAGCGTAACATTTTTGCGCGAAATGGCTATCGCACGGAAAATGATTTTTTTCCTGAAGTCAAAGATTGGGAAGTGAAGAAAGAAAATGACATGGTGGTTGAATGGATTCCTGAAATGGTAACTTATAAGTTTTGTATTCCGCCTAATTCCATGCTGGTATTATTGCGCTATCGCGCGGAATCAAATTTGGATAAAATTCGAACTTGCCGGAATTTTGCAGGAATGAAGCGCACGCTTCCGACTTATGGCACAATACTCAGCCCAGAACTTGCTTTGGCGCAAGTAGCTGGTGGCGGTGATTTGGAATTAATTCCGGACGAAGCGCCTCCGATTTATCGCTATAGCTATGTGATTGAGCGTGCGAAATATTTCATTACCGTGGCACAGCAAATGGACAGCAAACTACTCACGGCACTGGAAAAAGAGGATGCAGAGGCTTATGGTTTACTGAAAGCTGAGCAGCATCAGAAAACAGCCAATGCCAATATTAAATTGCAGGAATTGCGCGTACGAGAAGCAGAGAGTACAACCGAACTTGCAGATTTGCAACGTGAAAAAGCAGAAGTTTCTATCGATTATTTTTTGGGACTGATTCAAGGGGGCTTAAATGAATTTGAAATTGCCTCATTATATCTCATGGGACTTGCCGCGGAATTGCATGTAGCCGCTGCCGCAGCAGCCATTGTATCCACCAATGCCGGCGGAACCTATTCTGCTGGAGCTGCGGCAGCCAGTACAGCGGCGTCTGCATCTGCGCAATTTGCAGCCTATGAACGGCGTCGTGCAGAATGGTCGCATCAGGGTGCATTAGCGCGCAAGGACAGGGCTATTGCCATTCAGCAAAGAAGAATTGGTCTGGATCGCGAGCGCATTGTGAACAAAGAGCTTAACATTGCACGTATGAATCAGCGCTTTGCCGATGATGTGGTTAAATTTTTATCGACTAAATTTACGAACAAAGAACTTTACCGTTGGATGGCAAGAAGTATTCGGCGTATTTATCGTGAGCATTTGAATTATGCCTTAAGCATTGCGCATTTGGCGCAGCAAGTACTTTCATTTGAAAGGCAGGAAGCCGTGAACATTATTGGACATCAATATTGGGATACGGAAAAGAAGGGTTTGCTCGCCGCTGACAATTTATTATTGGATATTAATAAACTAGATCAGCATAAATTCCGGACAGAAACCAGAAAACGCGAGCTGGTTAAGCAAATTTCATTAGCGGCCATTGACCCTGTCGCCTTTCAACATTTGCGTGAGCGAGGAGTCATGGATTTCACAACCTTAATGGCCTGGTTTGATCGTGATTTTCCGGGTCATTATATGCGCATGATCAAAAATGTGAGTTTGAGTTTTATTGCTCTGATTCCGCCGCGAGAGGGAATTCATGCCACACTGCGCAATTCAGGGATTTCAAAAATTATGGTTGGGCCGCCCTTTGCGGATCTCAAGACTGTAATTCGCGCACCGGAGGCCATTAGTGTGACCATTACCAATGATGGTACGGGCCTTTTTGAAGTCGATTTAAAAGATAATATGTTATTGCCATTTGAAACGAGTGGGGTTGAATCGCAATGGACACTGGAGTTACCGAAGGGTGCCAATCGGTTTGATTTTGATACTCTGGTTGATGTAGTGATGACAATTAATTACACATCCCTGGAGCATCCTCAGTATCGTGAACAGACATTAAGAGCCATGGGGGAAATCAAAACGGAGGTGGCTACCCAGCGGCAATACAGTGAGGTGGAAATTGAAAGCCAATCCTTTTTTAGCGTGCATAATAGATTTCCAGATGATTGGTATCATTTTCACAATCCTGTTTTTCTGGCAGATCAAAGCCAATATGGTTTTGCGCCTGGTAATACCATTCCGCCTTATCATATGAAGTTGGAATTGTTGCCTGTCCTGTTGCCTCCCAATGAAAAGGACCATAAACTTCAGCGAGTGATCATTGCCTCACGTGGGGAGCAGCCAGGGAAATTACCACTTGAAATCAGTTTTAAACCACGCGGCACTAATACGACTTATAAAGTCAAAGCAGATTTGGATAGTGGGCTTCTGAGGATCAATAAAAACACACAAACCGTTTCAGGCACGAATTTCCCAATTGATTCCAAAACGCCTTTTGGCACATGGCAGATTCGCATTCGAACCGAGGAAAATTCATCCACTTACAATGCTGCATTTGCTGGTGCCACAACAGTCGAAAATCAAAAGAAAATCACATTGCGTTGGTTAAAAGATTTAATGTTGGTGATTCAATATTCAGCTAAGACTGAGTATCCATTGTAA